ATTACTGTGGTCCTGTATAAAATcattaatgggaaaaaaaacacactcaccttcgagacagagaacaaaagacTAAATTATCTCAGGAAAtgctctgcttctttctttcagATCCTCCTCTCAAGGCTTGCTCTAGATTAACCAGCTACGCATATCTTTTCCGTGATTTAACTTCTGACTCaagccagcttttttttttttttttttctcactgttttagGGCGTGTGCCTGAGAGAGGAGGAATGTGGAAAGAGGCGCAGCTTGAGCAACTCGGGAATATTTTCTTAACAAAGATTTCCGTTGTTCCAGAAAAGAGTCTCCAAGGTGTTTTTCATAAACACTTTCCGTTTCTGCCTCTACGTTTTCTACTCAAACATGCAACTCTGcgatttttttctattattattagaatagatttttttttttggcccaacACACGCTTTCTCTCAACAAGTAGCAACAAGTGCGCGCTCATGTTTAAGTGCGCGTGTGTTCAAAGCCTTACTAACAGACTGATGCATTCAAACCACACCCTGAAACTCGTTCAAAGAGTGGAAAGATGGAGTTctgcagcaaaaaacaaaacaaaaaaacccacaaactgATTAACATATGAATACCTAGACAGAAAGGAACACTGAACAATGCTTTTACATATTACTTAGATTTCATTTATAAGTTCAAATCTTTCCCTACAACACCACACCTCTGCTGGTGTCCGGAGGGGAGATGATGATTACCAGGAATTAGGAagccaggacacacacacacacacatactcagagCCGGTTGTGCTCACGGTAGTATGATGAAACTGCAGAATAGGAATGCAATGTcttaaaactgtgtgtgtgtgtgtgtgtgcgcgcgcgcgcccGCGTGTGTACAGGGATGTGTTCTAACGCTGTTTAAACTGTTTAGTATTACGTGAAAAATTACTGAATTTGCCTAACAGTGTATTGAAAGATATGGGgggtggaaaagaaaaatactatTGATTAAAATCTACAGTACTCTGAAGCTGAAGCAGGCTTTAGGGTGTTTTCCATTTGGCTGATATCccgttttttttaaaaaactgcatgGCACATAGGCGACACAGTAACACACATGGAACTGCGAAAGAGTATCCGAGGACACTCAATTGGCTAAACCCCCCATGCTTGCTTGCAAGTTGCCCAATCAGCTGCCAGAACCCCAAGAAGTTGCGCTCTTCATCATTGTTCTTGTCCAATGAGCTCATAAGTTGGTCAATAGCAGCAGGGTCGCCAGCATTCTGCGGGAAAACAGGAAATCACATGTATCCAATATTAAAAATAACCCTCACAGTCCATGGTCGATGCAAAAAATTCGATTAACACTAGTCATGTGTATGGAGCGAGGAGTCAGGGGCAAGCGGACCGCACTGGCATGcacagcagttaaaaaaaatcatgcaacaTCAGCAGAAGTGGTTTGGCACAAGACTCTATTGACTCTGTCACCATCTAGTGGCCGCTGCGATTATTTCAACTGTCGTGCAAGAAGAAGCATGTGGAATTTTCCACAGTGGGGTGAAGCAGGACTTTGTCCTCTAAACATTTAGAGAACAAGACAATCTCAAAAAGACAAGCACGAACTCTCTGAAGGGCAGCAactctttatttttatgtatttattacaAATTCACAGTGTAACGTTTAACATGAAACATTGGAGAGAGAGTAACATCCTGTCCCAACATGAGATCATGTAACTGCTCCTTTATGGTCAAGGCCACAGGCAGGAGTGTTGTTAAATGACTCAAAAGTACAGTAAGACTACAACTATTAAAGACAGCCTGCATAAATGACTAACACTTAATAACATGATCATCCAGTGGTTGAGATCCAAACACAGCTCCCCCTTTAAGAAAGTTACTTTggtgacaaaaaaatattttgagcaaactGAATCTCCCTGATTATACTGTAATAATGTAACTGCTCTCAAATAATGCCTTTCAAACTGATGTCTAAGTATGGTCCTATTATGGTTCTGGTCTTTTCATTTCAGCACAGTCAGAGTATGAAAAGTGCTAATAGTTATTTTTCCAACTCTGCAGCATAAATCAGCATATTAACTGTTCATATGTATAGATTATATTGAACCAACTGTCAATACCCCCCTCCAAAAAACCCCAGAGTAACTGGATAAATATATCACAAAATTTAATAGCTACTACATAAAGCCCCCAGCCTGCTGTTATGTATTAGATCAATGAGTCAACTgcacaaatgaaatgaatacACAAGTACTGTGCACTGCTTTTCTTTGTAAACTTACCTTGACAAAGTTAGGGAGCTCTGAGGAGATTAGTCTGCaaaactcatctctgctcagTGTGTCAGAGGAACCATCAATGCTGGCATAGGCCTTGAACCAGGACACCAGCACATTAAAGGCCAACTCCATCACAAGCTGGAAAatagagagaagaaaaagagagctgatcaaaatgatgacatttccccaaatatatcaaatattgaAAAGAAAATACGTATGATGAAGTTCAACAGAATTCTAAACTAGAATTTGAGCAGGAATAAAAGATACTGGAAATTCACCAGATGCATGTGTGTCGGTATTTGATGAGGACACGATTCGTTCTCCTTTCGCAGCCTGCCTTTGATGGGTTAAGAAGATAAATCATTGTAACTGGTAAAACTCTAATCCATATTTCCAAAGAAACCACAAACCTTTTTTCCATGACGTAACTGTGTTTTCAGATGCAAGCACAGCATGCAACCAGTCTTTGAAGAGGGATGGATTACTAGATGCTTCATCTCATTCAGGAAAACCCCAGAGAGACTGAAAATTGGAGTTAGGAGAGGTTAATACTAACATTTCGCAATGCCTGTGGACATGGTGctcagtatttctttttttaatctttttttttgtgggtcaGCCCAGTGCACAGACAGTTGATTTACTTTGCTTCGTGTGAGTATGAAAATGTGGGTAGAATGCTGTGGAGAGCAAAAAGTACAGCAGTACATCAGGTATATAATTATACTGTCTGTATATGGAAACTTTTGAATGAGGATGAGAATGAGGCACTTGGGTTTTACCTCATAaagctatttttatttaaagactAAAGCTCTGACAGGATGTGCACAATTGGCATATTAGGGAGGCAGTTAGCACTAACAAGCACATTGGCTTTATCATCCAAATATCCCCACTTCTagtttttgtttctcagctgtatgacacacacccaaacacacatatCTTTATCCCCTTATACTCACAACAGCAGTATTTAGTTCTCCCTCTTCCATTCCCTTGGCCATCATTGAGGAAGGAGAGTGTGGCAACTAACTCAAAATAAACGGCTTAGCAAGGGGGTTGAAAATTGCTCCCCTACACACAGTCTtataaaagcagcagcactttcaGTGTGGCAATGCTGCTAGTTGCTTTAAGATTGATGTCTTGGGACTGCAGCTGCAGGTGTATCTCTGTCTGAGGACTTGTCTTAAAGTTCTCAATTGCTACTTATGTCCACAACACTAACATGTGGCCTTGAGACAAACATTA
This window of the Archocentrus centrarchus isolate MPI-CPG fArcCen1 chromosome 16, fArcCen1, whole genome shotgun sequence genome carries:
- the LOC115794041 gene encoding protein S100-A11-like, translating into MKHLVIHPSSKTGCMLCLLRKENESCPHQIPTHMHLLVMELAFNVLVSWFKAYASIDGSSDTLSRDEFCRLISSELPNFVKNAGDPAAIDQLMSSLDKNNDEERNFLGFWQLIGQLASKHGGFSQLSVLGYSFAVPCLRKSSFYWNYGAEPNS